Proteins encoded in a region of the Lysobacterales bacterium genome:
- a CDS encoding phospholipase D family protein yields the protein MLTPSSRLADVIQPLTAAHPGVSGLIALDEGGDAFAARIQLADAAEQRIDAQYYIWHHDNAGTLLLQALLRAADRGVRVRLLLDDNNTDGLDDLLAALNTHRCIEVRVFNPFRLRRWRWLGLLADFARLNRRMHNKSFTVDGVATIVGGRNIGDEYFGTGDGVQFIDLDVFAIGPVVDEVGADFERYWSSAPARPLARVLGTRLADPGALVRLAGPHRAMPDSEASLRPRCVTDLLCGCIDFEWAQTRLISDDPAKVLGRAHRRGLIWPKLREILGSPKHSLHVVSPYFVPTAVGVEFFAALVRQGVAVSVLTNSLEATDVAAVHAGYAKRRAPLLRAGVRLFELRRLIALPRTRQRRQRVQSSASLHTKTFAIDHERVFIGSFNFDPRSAQLNTEMGLMIESAALARACSDGFGDEGPANSYRVRLEGAGNLRWQDRDDDGEHEHRVEPGASWWRRAWVRLLSWLPVEHLL from the coding sequence TCCAGCTCGCCGATGCGGCCGAGCAGCGCATCGACGCGCAGTACTACATCTGGCACCACGACAATGCCGGCACCCTGCTGCTGCAAGCCTTGCTGCGCGCGGCCGATCGCGGCGTGAGGGTGCGTCTGCTGCTCGACGACAACAACACCGATGGCCTCGACGACCTGCTGGCGGCACTCAACACGCATCGCTGCATCGAGGTGCGGGTATTCAATCCGTTCCGGTTGCGGCGGTGGCGTTGGCTCGGTCTGCTCGCGGACTTCGCGCGCCTGAACCGGCGCATGCACAACAAGTCTTTCACCGTCGACGGCGTCGCGACCATTGTCGGCGGACGCAACATCGGCGACGAGTATTTCGGTACCGGCGACGGCGTGCAGTTCATCGACCTCGACGTGTTCGCAATCGGTCCGGTGGTGGACGAGGTCGGCGCCGACTTCGAGCGCTACTGGAGCAGTGCGCCCGCGCGTCCGCTGGCACGTGTGCTCGGCACCCGCCTGGCCGACCCGGGAGCACTGGTGCGGCTCGCCGGCCCGCATCGCGCAATGCCGGATTCGGAGGCGTCGCTGCGCCCGCGCTGCGTGACCGACCTGCTGTGCGGCTGCATCGATTTCGAATGGGCGCAGACGCGCCTGATCAGCGACGACCCGGCCAAGGTGCTGGGGCGAGCGCATCGGCGCGGCCTGATCTGGCCGAAGTTGCGCGAGATCCTCGGCTCACCGAAACACTCGCTGCACGTGGTGTCGCCGTACTTCGTGCCGACCGCGGTCGGCGTCGAATTCTTTGCGGCGCTGGTGCGGCAGGGCGTCGCGGTATCGGTGCTGACCAATTCGCTGGAAGCCACCGATGTCGCCGCGGTCCACGCCGGTTATGCCAAACGCCGTGCACCGTTGCTGCGTGCCGGGGTGCGCCTGTTCGAGTTGCGGCGCCTGATTGCACTGCCGCGCACGCGGCAGCGCCGACAACGCGTGCAGTCGTCGGCCAGCCTGCACACGAAGACCTTTGCGATCGACCACGAGCGCGTGTTCATCGGCTCGTTCAATTTCGACCCGCGTTCGGCGCAACTCAATACCGAGATGGGCCTGATGATCGAGAGCGCGGCGCTGGCGCGTGCCTGCAGCGACGGCTTCGGCGACGAAGGGCCGGCGAACAGCTATCGGGTGCGGCTGGAGGGGGCGGGCAACCTGCGCTGGCAGGATCGCGACGACGACGGCGAGCATGAACATCGCGTCGAACCCGGCGCCTCGTGGTGGCGCCGGGCATGGGTACGTCTGCTCTCCTGGCTGCCCGTCGAGCATCTGCTCTGA